A section of the Clostridia bacterium genome encodes:
- a CDS encoding type IV toxin-antitoxin system AbiEi family antitoxin domain-containing protein yields MVQYERLEQLISANRGIVQTAEAVAAGISKPVFYKFVKDRDFERVSHGVYAAPDAWIDTMYLIGLRSRQAVFSHETALFLHDLADREPTQYSVTVKTGYNPSKLKADGIKVYTVKRELYEIGMSEAQTPFGHSVRVYNPERTACDIIRCRSGIEIQTFQDALKQYAKRTDKNLRLLMQYAQAFQVEKILDRYLEVLL; encoded by the coding sequence ATGGTGCAGTATGAACGACTTGAACAGCTGATTTCCGCGAATCGCGGAATCGTTCAGACGGCAGAAGCTGTTGCCGCCGGCATTTCGAAACCGGTGTTCTACAAATTTGTTAAAGACCGAGATTTCGAGCGAGTTTCCCACGGTGTCTATGCCGCGCCGGACGCATGGATCGATACAATGTATCTGATTGGCCTGCGCTCTAGGCAAGCTGTGTTTTCCCATGAGACAGCTCTGTTTCTCCACGACCTGGCCGACCGGGAGCCAACACAATACTCCGTTACCGTAAAGACAGGGTACAATCCATCAAAGCTGAAGGCAGACGGAATCAAGGTCTACACAGTCAAACGAGAGCTTTACGAGATCGGTATGTCGGAAGCGCAAACGCCATTCGGGCACTCGGTTCGCGTGTATAATCCGGAGCGTACCGCTTGTGATATCATCCGCTGCCGGAGTGGAATTGAGATTCAGACCTTCCAGGATGCCTTGAAGCAGTATGCTAAACGAACGGACAAGAATCTGCGCCTGCTGATGCAGTATGCACAGGCATTCCAGGTGGAGAAAATCCTGGACCGCTATCTGGAGGTACTGCTGTAA
- a CDS encoding phospholipase D-like domain-containing anti-phage protein, whose product MNRYSSRRSKLGEQFLNAKLQGAVGYNRIAGYFCSSILEVAGEAIEAVQGKVRVICNSGLAPSDVAVAKLGMRQEWNDFKPEEVYATPGAMARLKRLYELLNSGKLEVRVLPDEIYGLMHGKAGVITYADGSKTSFLGSINETKSAFTTNYEMVWEDDDPESVAWVQAEFDFFWSNPHAISLSDYVIDDVKRISERRSIPLKDWRESDDQTIPAVAVEEPIYRNEFGLWAHQKYFVARAFNEHKQRGGARLLLADQVGLGKTVQLAMSAKLIALYDDKPVLIIVPKTLLFQWQDELKTLLNLPSAVWTGRYWVDENGYEYPADSAKAILRCPRRVGIISQGLIIRKSESAELLKSLRFSCVILDEAHRARRKNLGKDPDKHKPQMNNLLAFLNEITLRTKSLLLATATPVQIDPIEAFDLLSALGYPPDADRVLGDNYSVWRRTPGTGIKYIQGEEPYPSAEAEMWEIVRNPFPPRSEDKSFEILRQQLGIPDDKNVLAQNVYDKLNWPQKNRVKLIYNDDNFIQNRNPYIRTIVRRTRDYLETHKNPDTGEPYLKKIEPVLLGEKDDEALELSGYLAQAYGIAEDFCDMLSSRVNGGGFMSTLLLKRIGSTMIAGENTAKKMLAWTAEGKDLLRSLCDEFAGEDDDEPEETGQSDIKDLTPGETECLGKLVAVLNSNTDTDPKYNRVKTILGQGVEGEGAWRDKGCILFSQYFDSAWYVAERLSRDFPDARIGLYAGGDKSGTYLNGLFRKESKDEIKRLVKARELLILVGTDAASEGLNLQALGSLINIDLPWNPTRLEQRKGRIQRIGQLADKIYIYNMRYKDSVEDKVHSKLSGRLQGIYALFGQIPDVLEDVWIAIAQKDEARAELAISKLPQKNPFILKYEEAIPDCGDWEKCAVVLDKSDEWQELMHGW is encoded by the coding sequence ATGAACCGGTATTCATCCCGCAGAAGCAAATTGGGCGAGCAATTCCTAAACGCCAAACTGCAGGGCGCGGTTGGCTATAATCGCATAGCCGGCTATTTCTGCTCATCCATTTTGGAGGTGGCAGGCGAAGCGATAGAAGCGGTCCAGGGCAAGGTCAGAGTGATTTGCAACTCAGGGCTTGCCCCTTCCGATGTTGCCGTCGCCAAGCTCGGCATGCGACAGGAATGGAATGATTTCAAACCAGAGGAGGTATATGCGACCCCCGGTGCAATGGCACGCTTGAAAAGGCTGTATGAGCTCTTGAATTCCGGTAAACTGGAAGTTAGGGTGCTTCCCGATGAGATATACGGACTTATGCATGGCAAGGCGGGCGTGATCACTTACGCTGATGGCAGCAAGACCTCTTTCCTCGGCAGTATCAACGAAACGAAAAGCGCGTTTACCACCAACTATGAGATGGTGTGGGAGGATGATGATCCCGAGTCCGTCGCATGGGTGCAAGCGGAGTTCGATTTCTTCTGGAGTAACCCTCACGCCATCTCGCTTTCCGATTATGTGATTGACGACGTGAAACGCATATCCGAACGCCGCTCTATCCCTCTGAAAGACTGGCGTGAATCGGATGACCAAACGATTCCCGCTGTCGCTGTCGAGGAACCGATTTATCGCAACGAGTTTGGGCTATGGGCGCACCAAAAGTATTTCGTCGCCCGTGCATTCAACGAACATAAACAGCGCGGGGGCGCGAGATTACTGCTTGCCGACCAGGTAGGCCTGGGAAAAACCGTTCAGCTCGCGATGTCAGCAAAACTCATTGCACTGTATGACGATAAGCCCGTGTTGATTATCGTGCCAAAAACGCTGCTCTTTCAGTGGCAAGATGAGTTAAAGACCCTGCTCAACCTCCCGTCTGCCGTATGGACGGGGCGCTATTGGGTTGATGAAAACGGCTACGAATATCCTGCCGACAGCGCGAAGGCGATATTGAGATGCCCCCGCAGGGTTGGGATAATCTCACAGGGTTTGATTATTCGCAAGTCTGAGTCAGCAGAGCTATTGAAGTCTTTACGCTTCTCTTGTGTGATACTGGACGAAGCGCATCGTGCGAGACGCAAGAATCTCGGCAAGGATCCCGACAAGCATAAGCCGCAGATGAACAATCTTCTGGCGTTCCTGAACGAGATCACGCTCCGTACAAAGAGCCTGCTTCTCGCAACGGCCACGCCCGTTCAGATTGACCCGATAGAGGCGTTCGATTTGCTATCGGCGTTAGGTTATCCCCCGGACGCGGATCGGGTATTGGGCGACAATTACAGTGTCTGGAGAAGAACGCCGGGAACAGGCATTAAGTACATTCAGGGTGAAGAACCGTATCCATCCGCGGAAGCCGAGATGTGGGAGATTGTTCGTAACCCCTTCCCGCCGCGAAGCGAGGACAAGAGCTTTGAGATTCTACGTCAACAGCTCGGCATACCCGACGACAAAAACGTACTCGCGCAAAATGTGTATGATAAGCTAAACTGGCCGCAGAAGAACCGAGTTAAGCTGATCTACAACGATGATAACTTCATACAGAACCGCAATCCATATATTCGCACGATTGTCCGTCGTACCCGTGATTACTTGGAGACCCACAAAAACCCCGACACGGGCGAACCTTATCTCAAAAAGATAGAGCCGGTTCTGCTCGGCGAAAAGGATGATGAAGCTCTCGAGCTCTCCGGCTATCTGGCGCAGGCATACGGCATAGCCGAGGACTTCTGCGATATGCTGTCATCAAGGGTTAATGGTGGCGGCTTTATGTCCACACTGCTCCTGAAGCGTATCGGGAGCACAATGATCGCAGGCGAAAACACCGCAAAGAAGATGCTTGCCTGGACAGCAGAAGGGAAAGACCTACTCCGCTCGCTCTGCGATGAGTTTGCGGGCGAAGATGATGATGAACCAGAGGAAACCGGTCAAAGTGACATCAAAGACCTCACGCCGGGAGAAACCGAGTGCCTGGGCAAACTGGTAGCGGTTTTGAACTCGAACACCGATACCGACCCGAAGTATAACCGCGTCAAAACGATCCTTGGGCAAGGCGTAGAAGGCGAAGGCGCGTGGAGGGACAAGGGCTGCATTCTGTTCTCTCAATACTTTGATAGCGCGTGGTATGTGGCGGAACGGTTATCAAGAGACTTCCCGGATGCCCGCATCGGCTTGTACGCTGGCGGCGATAAGTCCGGCACATACCTGAATGGCTTGTTCAGGAAGGAGAGCAAGGACGAAATCAAGCGGCTCGTAAAGGCTCGGGAGCTTCTAATTCTAGTCGGCACGGATGCTGCGTCCGAAGGGCTAAACCTTCAGGCGCTGGGATCGCTCATCAATATCGACCTTCCATGGAACCCGACAAGGCTCGAACAACGCAAAGGACGTATTCAGCGTATAGGGCAATTGGCCGACAAGATTTACATATACAACATGCGTTACAAGGACTCGGTTGAGGACAAGGTTCACAGCAAGCTCTCCGGCAGGTTGCAGGGCATTTATGCCCTGTTCGGGCAAATCCCCGATGTACTGGAAGATGTGTGGATCGCTATCGCCCAGAAAGACGAGGCCCGCGCAGAATTGGCGATTAGCAAACTGCCGCAGAAGAACCCGTTTATCCTCAAATACGAGGAAGCAATCCCCGACTGCGGTGATTGGGAAAAATGCGCCGTGGTATTGGACAAATCCGACGAATGGCAGGAACTCATGCATGGTTGGTAA
- a CDS encoding anti-phage-associated DUF1156 domain-containing protein, which translates to MTVSFIERQFPVSKLSKESYKERKAAQSQTLTGLGKWWGRKPLVLVRAAILGCLMPANDNPRRDTEIFLKIMSMDDGGLWLRHKAWEKKSDEYWQEREKELRREFEKLGYDEKLKACVRPEQFERPTGDHAWNEINHHLGTHAYNLQDLTRQLSEKRFGRNAVIGDCFCGGGSVPFEAARMGLDVYASDLNPVAGLLTWAAINICGASEAETEEIKRFQQEVYNAVDKEITELGIELNEKGDRALSYIYCVEATCPECGAVVPMMPSLVVGKRAGSVVAKLEKDGDRYNIDIVSGVSPKEIKDAGESGTATANTLSCPNCGKSTPIGVLRRDRRDENGNTIYGLRQWEKSEFEPRPDDVFQERLYAVRYEHEYVEKGRKKTKRYYRTPNEHDLANEEKVRRTVAENIVKWQEQGLVPSAAIERGDETERLLKERGWTHWNHLFNARQLLVLSRFASRIASSANSGLLEATGLLALNRLTECCSLLCGWHPGRDITSHTFYNQALNTVFVSGVRALLALDTQWHIDVEHFRSATEFEVKTMDARSISRTAHIWLTDPPYADAVNYHELSEFFLAWDKRLLIEAFPDWYADSKRVLAVRGGDGFAQSMIDIFSNLTAHMPDNGMQVVMFTHSDPAVWAQLALIMWKAGLKVTAAWNIATETDASGLKDGNYVKGTVLLVLRKHTGTSEAFLDEINADIKCEVIAQIESMQRLDDKEDPNFSDPDYVLAAYAASLKVLTSYSSIGELDLDYELDKAINDPKNSKIVALIERAKKQAYDCIIPTGFDNFLWKELSPAERFYIKGLENEKNGGYQISTYQEYARGFAISSYSQLMANERANTCRLRTPSEFAMRTVGDVPGFEESTLRLVLAAIHIALKEDEQPDKGLWHLKNNLPDYWGSRDMLKQLLIFLKDTKDIANMPHWREAAQMAEHIFVLVDNDHV; encoded by the coding sequence ATGACCGTGTCATTCATTGAAAGGCAGTTCCCCGTATCAAAGCTTTCAAAAGAGAGCTACAAGGAGCGGAAAGCGGCACAGAGCCAGACGCTAACAGGACTTGGTAAATGGTGGGGGCGTAAGCCGCTCGTGCTTGTCCGCGCCGCAATACTAGGCTGCCTGATGCCCGCCAACGACAACCCGCGCCGCGACACGGAAATCTTCCTGAAAATCATGAGTATGGATGATGGCGGGTTGTGGCTCCGCCATAAAGCGTGGGAAAAGAAGAGTGACGAATACTGGCAGGAGCGGGAGAAAGAACTCCGTCGTGAGTTTGAGAAGCTCGGATATGACGAAAAGCTGAAAGCCTGCGTCCGGCCGGAGCAGTTCGAGCGTCCCACTGGCGACCACGCCTGGAACGAGATAAACCATCATTTAGGGACTCACGCGTACAACCTGCAAGACTTGACACGGCAGTTGTCTGAAAAGCGATTCGGCCGAAACGCTGTCATTGGCGACTGTTTCTGCGGCGGTGGCTCGGTGCCGTTCGAGGCGGCTCGAATGGGGCTTGATGTGTACGCCTCCGACTTGAACCCCGTGGCGGGATTACTGACATGGGCAGCCATCAATATCTGTGGCGCGTCAGAAGCAGAAACTGAGGAAATAAAACGCTTTCAGCAGGAAGTCTATAACGCCGTCGACAAGGAGATCACCGAACTCGGTATCGAGCTTAATGAAAAAGGCGACCGAGCCCTGTCATATATTTACTGCGTAGAAGCCACTTGCCCGGAGTGTGGCGCAGTTGTCCCTATGATGCCCTCGCTCGTCGTAGGCAAACGCGCCGGAAGCGTTGTGGCAAAGCTGGAGAAGGATGGCGACCGCTACAACATTGACATCGTTTCAGGCGTGTCTCCCAAAGAGATAAAGGACGCAGGAGAAAGTGGGACAGCAACCGCAAACACTTTATCTTGCCCCAACTGTGGCAAATCGACACCGATTGGCGTTTTGCGCCGCGACCGCAGGGATGAGAATGGGAATACAATCTATGGATTGCGACAATGGGAAAAAAGCGAGTTTGAGCCGCGTCCTGATGATGTGTTTCAAGAGCGGCTCTATGCCGTCCGATATGAACATGAGTACGTTGAGAAAGGCAGGAAGAAAACCAAACGTTATTACCGTACCCCGAATGAGCATGATTTAGCAAACGAGGAAAAAGTACGCCGCACTGTCGCCGAGAACATCGTCAAATGGCAGGAACAGGGGCTTGTGCCGAGTGCGGCTATCGAGCGCGGCGATGAGACAGAACGTCTTCTGAAAGAGCGCGGATGGACGCATTGGAACCACCTGTTCAATGCGCGGCAACTGCTGGTATTGAGCAGGTTTGCGTCAAGAATCGCTTCATCAGCTAATAGTGGCTTGTTAGAAGCAACAGGGTTATTGGCACTGAATCGCCTGACAGAGTGTTGTTCTCTATTATGTGGATGGCATCCTGGTAGAGATATAACATCCCATACATTCTATAACCAAGCACTAAATACGGTATTTGTTTCTGGTGTGAGGGCTCTTCTTGCGTTGGATACACAATGGCATATCGATGTGGAGCATTTTAGGTCCGCCACAGAATTTGAAGTCAAAACAATGGATGCCCGCTCAATAAGCCGCACAGCCCACATTTGGCTAACCGACCCACCATATGCCGATGCGGTGAACTATCATGAACTCTCGGAGTTCTTTCTCGCCTGGGATAAGCGGTTGCTGATAGAGGCATTCCCCGACTGGTACGCCGATAGCAAGCGGGTTTTGGCTGTGCGCGGCGGCGATGGCTTCGCGCAGAGCATGATTGATATTTTCTCGAATCTTACAGCGCATATGCCGGACAACGGAATGCAGGTTGTGATGTTCACCCACTCCGACCCGGCTGTATGGGCGCAGCTTGCTCTGATCATGTGGAAGGCGGGCTTGAAAGTTACGGCGGCCTGGAACATCGCCACCGAGACCGACGCATCGGGGCTCAAAGACGGCAACTACGTCAAGGGTACGGTGCTGCTCGTCCTGCGCAAACACACAGGTACGAGCGAGGCTTTTCTTGACGAGATCAATGCCGACATCAAATGCGAGGTTATCGCCCAGATTGAGAGTATGCAGCGGCTCGATGACAAGGAAGACCCGAATTTCTCCGACCCCGATTATGTGCTTGCCGCCTATGCCGCGAGTCTGAAGGTGCTGACCTCATACTCGTCTATTGGCGAGCTTGATCTTGATTACGAGCTTGACAAGGCAATCAACGACCCGAAAAACTCCAAGATTGTCGCGCTGATCGAGCGGGCGAAGAAACAAGCCTATGACTGCATCATCCCGACCGGCTTCGATAACTTCCTGTGGAAAGAGCTTTCACCCGCCGAGCGGTTTTACATCAAGGGCTTGGAGAACGAAAAGAACGGCGGCTATCAGATTTCGACGTATCAGGAGTACGCCCGGGGCTTTGCTATCAGTAGCTACAGTCAACTGATGGCCAACGAGCGGGCGAACACCTGCCGCCTGAGAACGCCGTCCGAGTTTGCAATGCGGACGGTGGGCGACGTGCCGGGTTTTGAGGAATCGACCTTGCGACTCGTCCTCGCGGCGATCCATATCGCACTGAAAGAGGATGAACAGCCGGATAAGGGCTTGTGGCATCTGAAAAACAACCTCCCGGACTATTGGGGCAGCCGAGACATGCTGAAACAGCTGCTCATCTTCCTAAAGGACACGAAGGACATCGCCAATATGCCGCATTGGAGAGAGGCGGCGCAGATGGCTGAGCATATCTTCGTCTTGGTGGACAACGACCACGTTTGA
- a CDS encoding DUF3780 domain-containing protein, producing the protein MKKQTYGFGVDPAQSKNHFFVLIPPKDPNSASPPAIQVYERYTWTEGDEQQLDPADVMRIEISKHKWNAVKAALTAEFNSRLKKDGLKNGRFHAVGGGTPVERLFGKEMMVLLWSIEDSDPSVIPAAIRNWKGLLPEERWWLYTMTNAATGGLKDKKGWRTALRYALCENPVVERQILEDLKL; encoded by the coding sequence GTGAAGAAACAGACCTACGGCTTCGGCGTAGATCCGGCACAAAGCAAGAACCACTTCTTTGTGCTGATCCCGCCGAAAGACCCGAATTCAGCTTCGCCGCCAGCCATTCAAGTTTATGAACGATACACTTGGACTGAGGGCGACGAACAGCAGCTTGATCCTGCGGATGTAATGCGGATTGAAATCTCAAAACATAAATGGAACGCAGTAAAAGCTGCATTGACGGCTGAGTTCAACTCTCGGCTGAAGAAGGATGGCCTGAAGAACGGCAGATTCCACGCCGTCGGCGGCGGCACACCCGTGGAACGGCTATTCGGCAAAGAAATGATGGTGCTACTGTGGAGCATCGAGGACAGCGACCCCTCCGTCATCCCCGCCGCTATCCGCAACTGGAAAGGGCTGCTGCCGGAGGAGCGTTGGTGGCTGTACACGATGACGAACGCTGCTACAGGGGGGCTGAAAGACAAGAAGGGCTGGCGTACGGCGTTGCGCTATGCGCTGTGTGAGAATCCTGTGGTTGAGCGCCAAATATTGGAGGACCTGAAGCTATGA